One window of Arthrobacter oryzae genomic DNA carries:
- a CDS encoding PHP domain-containing protein, producing the protein MDAVAALNEIAFWLERELAPTFKVQAFRKAAGIIAALDPEDVAARARNGRLKSMKGIGDRTFEVIRQAVDGAVPDYLEGLRERGQQPLADGGAELHSALRGDLHSHSDWSDGGSPIELMADAARTLGREYLALTDHSPSLKIANGLTAERLTEQLDIVAGINSGFDDDGGGGFRLLAGIEVDILEDGTLDQSADMLDRLDVVVASVHSKLRSDRSTMTARMLGAISDPHMNVLGHCTGRLLQGSRGTRPQSDFDAERVFAACAEQDVAVEINSRPERQDPPDDLIRLALDAGCLFSIDSDAHAPGQLDFLQYGAARAAANGVPAERIVTTWPLGRLLEWAGRGK; encoded by the coding sequence ATGGATGCCGTCGCCGCCCTCAATGAGATCGCGTTCTGGCTGGAACGCGAACTGGCCCCCACGTTCAAGGTCCAGGCCTTCCGGAAGGCCGCCGGCATCATCGCCGCCCTGGATCCGGAAGATGTTGCCGCCCGCGCCCGCAACGGCCGGCTGAAAAGCATGAAGGGAATCGGGGACCGAACCTTCGAGGTGATCCGGCAGGCGGTCGACGGCGCCGTCCCCGACTACCTTGAGGGCCTCCGGGAGCGCGGGCAGCAGCCGCTGGCAGACGGCGGCGCCGAACTGCACTCCGCACTTCGCGGGGACCTCCACAGCCACAGCGACTGGTCCGACGGCGGGTCCCCGATTGAACTGATGGCGGACGCCGCCCGCACCTTGGGCCGGGAGTACCTCGCCCTGACGGACCACTCCCCCAGCCTCAAAATCGCGAACGGGCTGACCGCCGAACGCCTCACGGAGCAGCTGGATATTGTCGCGGGCATCAACAGCGGCTTCGACGACGACGGCGGCGGAGGCTTCCGCCTGCTGGCCGGCATCGAGGTGGACATCCTGGAGGACGGGACCCTGGACCAGTCCGCGGACATGCTGGACCGCCTGGATGTTGTGGTGGCGAGCGTCCACTCGAAACTCCGTTCCGACCGGAGCACCATGACCGCCAGGATGCTGGGCGCCATCAGCGATCCGCACATGAACGTCCTCGGCCATTGCACGGGCCGGCTGCTCCAGGGTTCCAGGGGAACGCGGCCTCAATCCGATTTTGACGCCGAGCGGGTGTTCGCGGCGTGCGCGGAACAGGATGTGGCCGTCGAGATCAATTCGCGCCCCGAGCGGCAGGATCCGCCGGACGACCTGATCCGGCTCGCACTCGATGCGGGCTGCCTCTTCAGTATCGACAGTGACGCCCATGCCCCGGGTCAGCTGGATTTCCTCCAGTACGGCGCAGCCCGCGCTGCGGCAAACGGAGTTCCCGCGGAACGGATCGTGACCACTTGGCCGCTGGGCCGGCTGCTGGAGTGGGCGGGGCGCGGAAAGTAG
- a CDS encoding ArgP/LysG family DNA-binding transcriptional regulator — MIDIHPDQARTLAAIVSQGSFDAAASHLSVTASAVSQRIRALEVAVGRPVLRRTRPIELTESGQAVVRFARQLEMLSADLADELQPGTAHPDTRLTLVINSDSLHTWALAGLAAVAGTVQLEILREDQDYSLELLRSGAAAAAITATAKPAPGCTSRRLGVMRYLPVCTPVFAARWLDGGATAESLAKAPVIIYDRKDDLQDRYLRRLSRKSLQPPRHYVPAAHEFGEAIRLGMGWGLLPELEIGDDLDQGTLQTLAAKSFVDVPLHWQQWRYGSAVLDGVAGAIQDAARVLR, encoded by the coding sequence ATGATCGACATTCATCCCGACCAGGCCCGGACGCTCGCGGCCATCGTCTCGCAGGGAAGCTTCGACGCCGCCGCCAGCCACCTGTCCGTCACGGCTTCCGCCGTCAGCCAGCGCATCCGCGCTTTGGAGGTCGCGGTGGGCCGTCCCGTTCTGAGGAGGACCAGGCCGATTGAGCTCACGGAGTCCGGCCAGGCCGTGGTGCGCTTCGCCCGTCAGCTTGAGATGCTGTCGGCGGACCTCGCCGATGAACTGCAGCCGGGCACCGCGCACCCGGACACCCGGCTGACGCTGGTGATCAACAGCGACTCGCTGCACACGTGGGCACTCGCCGGGCTGGCTGCCGTGGCCGGGACGGTCCAGCTGGAAATCCTGCGCGAGGACCAGGATTATTCGCTGGAGCTCCTCCGCAGCGGCGCTGCGGCGGCTGCCATCACCGCCACCGCCAAGCCGGCCCCCGGCTGCACGTCCCGCCGGCTCGGCGTGATGCGCTACCTTCCCGTCTGCACGCCGGTGTTCGCGGCACGCTGGCTCGACGGCGGCGCAACGGCCGAATCGCTGGCAAAGGCCCCCGTCATCATCTACGACCGCAAGGACGACCTTCAGGACCGCTACCTGCGGCGGCTCAGCCGCAAATCCCTCCAGCCGCCGCGCCACTACGTGCCTGCGGCCCACGAGTTCGGCGAGGCGATCCGGCTCGGGATGGGGTGGGGCCTGCTCCCGGAGCTCGAAATCGGCGACGACCTGGACCAGGGAACACTGCAGACCCTGGCCGCCAAATCCTTCGTGGACGTCCCGCTGCACTGGCAGCAGTGGCGCTACGGATCGGCGGTGCTGGACGGCGTTGCCGGCGCCATCCAGGACGCTGCGCGCGTGCTGAGGTGA
- a CDS encoding DMT family transporter, with the protein MATTAESGPTPSAGSHEGSPHAPSPQPLTQRTASAAGTSSGRTPVNKLGVAAVVITVVLWASAFVGIRAVGPSFSPGSLTLGRLAIAAVVLGVVVLPKLRMLPRGREWWPILAYGVMWFGGYNVALNAAEHLLDAGTAALLINVNPILVAVMAGVLLKEGFPRWLIIGSLIAFAGVAVIALSSGQRSTADVAGVLLCLLAAVLAAVSVIVQKPVLRKFPAAQATWFGIMVGAACCLPFSGQLVAELQAAPLPATLGLVYLGIFPTAIAFTTWAYALSLIDAGKLAATTYLVPGTTILISWLVLGEVPTMWGLVGGAICLVGVGLTRRKSR; encoded by the coding sequence ATGGCAACCACCGCCGAATCCGGCCCCACGCCGTCCGCAGGCTCCCACGAAGGGTCTCCGCACGCACCCAGTCCGCAACCTCTGACCCAACGCACAGCGTCCGCCGCCGGCACCTCGTCCGGAAGGACACCGGTCAACAAGCTCGGCGTCGCCGCCGTCGTTATCACGGTGGTCCTGTGGGCCTCCGCGTTTGTGGGCATCCGCGCCGTGGGGCCAAGCTTCTCGCCCGGTTCCCTGACGCTGGGACGGCTGGCGATTGCCGCCGTCGTACTTGGCGTGGTGGTGCTGCCGAAGCTCCGGATGCTGCCCCGGGGCCGGGAGTGGTGGCCCATCCTCGCCTACGGCGTGATGTGGTTCGGCGGCTACAACGTGGCCCTCAACGCCGCCGAACACCTGCTGGACGCCGGCACCGCAGCCCTGCTCATCAACGTCAACCCCATCCTGGTGGCCGTGATGGCGGGCGTACTGCTCAAGGAAGGCTTCCCGCGCTGGCTGATCATCGGCAGCCTGATAGCGTTCGCCGGCGTCGCCGTGATTGCGCTCAGTTCGGGCCAGCGTTCGACGGCGGATGTGGCCGGCGTGCTGCTTTGCCTCCTCGCCGCCGTGCTCGCCGCCGTCAGCGTGATCGTCCAGAAGCCGGTGCTGCGGAAGTTCCCCGCGGCTCAGGCCACATGGTTCGGCATCATGGTGGGCGCAGCCTGCTGCCTGCCGTTCAGCGGACAGCTGGTGGCCGAACTCCAGGCGGCCCCGCTTCCGGCCACCCTCGGGCTGGTGTACCTGGGGATCTTCCCGACGGCCATCGCGTTCACCACGTGGGCCTACGCCCTGTCCCTCATCGACGCCGGAAAGCTGGCCGCCACCACGTACCTGGTCCCCGGCACCACCATCCTCATCTCCTGGCTGGTGCTCGGCGAAGTGCCTACCATGTGGGGGCTTGTGGGCGGCGCGATCTGCCTGGTGGGAGTGGGGCTGACGCGGCGCAAATCCCGCTAG
- a CDS encoding LysE/ArgO family amino acid transporter, with protein sequence MILPVLSGLASGLSLIVAIGAQNAFVLRQGIQRSHVALVIAVCAVSDLVLIILGVAGIGVLIERAPGVLDVVRWAGAAFLAGYGALAAWRAVRGQALGQLGPARAASWMAVLGTGLAFTWLNPHVYLDTVLLLGSLASTHGPDGRWWFAAGAGAASIAWFTALGVGARFLAPVFRRRSAWRILDAAIAVVMLTMAIFLVS encoded by the coding sequence GTGATCCTTCCCGTGCTTTCAGGCCTGGCCAGCGGCCTGTCCCTCATCGTCGCCATCGGCGCCCAGAATGCCTTCGTCCTGCGCCAGGGCATCCAGCGCTCGCATGTGGCCCTTGTCATTGCCGTCTGCGCCGTCTCGGACCTCGTACTGATAATCCTCGGCGTCGCCGGCATCGGCGTCCTGATTGAGCGGGCGCCGGGTGTGCTCGACGTGGTGCGCTGGGCGGGAGCCGCATTCCTGGCGGGCTACGGCGCCCTCGCCGCCTGGCGGGCCGTCCGCGGCCAGGCGCTCGGGCAGCTCGGTCCGGCGCGTGCTGCTAGCTGGATGGCCGTCCTGGGCACCGGGCTGGCCTTCACCTGGCTGAACCCGCACGTGTACCTGGACACTGTGCTGCTGCTCGGGTCCCTCGCCAGCACCCACGGCCCGGACGGCCGCTGGTGGTTTGCCGCCGGAGCGGGCGCGGCCAGCATCGCGTGGTTCACGGCCCTGGGGGTCGGCGCACGGTTCCTGGCTCCGGTCTTCCGGCGCCGGAGCGCCTGGCGCATCCTCGACGCCGCCATCGCCGTCGTGATGTTGACGATGGCAATATTCCTGGTGAGCTGA
- a CDS encoding VOC family protein translates to MNPITPRIGTVFVPVSDVEAARDWYCRLLGVPADGEILFGHLYVLPVEGTGLVLDSRIYSRDAVFKVPAFHLDTQDVQAAHAYAVELGADPAAIQYGQWFNFRDPDGNALMVCQC, encoded by the coding sequence ATGAATCCGATCACGCCGAGAATTGGCACGGTCTTTGTTCCGGTCAGCGATGTGGAAGCTGCCAGGGACTGGTACTGCCGGCTGCTGGGTGTACCGGCCGACGGTGAGATTCTCTTTGGCCACCTCTATGTACTGCCGGTCGAGGGTACCGGGCTCGTCCTGGACAGCAGGATCTACTCACGGGACGCCGTTTTCAAGGTGCCCGCCTTTCATCTCGACACCCAAGACGTCCAGGCAGCGCACGCCTATGCAGTTGAACTGGGCGCCGATCCGGCGGCCATCCAGTATGGGCAATGGTTCAACTTCCGGGATCCTGACGGTAATGCCCTGATGGTCTGCCAGTGCTAG
- a CDS encoding metallopeptidase family protein: MPANLPPGLPIVPDGADDHVPFPMTEEDFESAVSDALERVPPEVARAMDNVAVFIEDDYIPQPGEDPETVLLGLYEGVPLTERDAWWGAGSLPDRITIYRQPILEICSSREEVIEEVAITVTHEIAHHFGISDERLHELGWD; this comes from the coding sequence ATGCCCGCCAACCTGCCGCCCGGCCTGCCGATCGTCCCGGACGGCGCGGACGATCATGTTCCGTTCCCCATGACCGAGGAAGACTTCGAGTCGGCCGTCAGCGACGCCCTGGAACGCGTTCCGCCGGAAGTGGCCCGGGCCATGGACAACGTTGCGGTGTTCATCGAGGACGATTACATCCCGCAGCCGGGCGAGGACCCGGAGACCGTGCTGCTGGGACTCTACGAAGGCGTGCCGCTGACCGAGCGCGATGCCTGGTGGGGAGCGGGATCGCTGCCGGACCGGATCACCATCTACCGCCAGCCCATCCTGGAAATCTGTTCGTCCCGTGAGGAAGTCATCGAGGAGGTGGCCATTACCGTGACGCACGAGATTGCCCACCACTTCGGCATCAGCGACGAACGGCTGCACGAACTCGGCTGGGACTAG